A window of Caretta caretta isolate rCarCar2 chromosome 11, rCarCar1.hap1, whole genome shotgun sequence contains these coding sequences:
- the LOC142068471 gene encoding interferon lambda-3-like → MLQGKMMACKLLLVLTLWTMSTEAFPKGAQRKTCHLSKYKSLPPWELETFKNVKDRFEDIMLLSDRKCNTNIFHRNWEVKELSVHDRVILVETELHLVIDVLENFGDPSLSEQLVKPLEILRLIREDLKSWARHQPHGHQRSQTLTKWLLKFHAAKKMETPGCLEASVIFNLFRLLNEDLKCTAYMEFCT, encoded by the exons ATGCTCCAAG GAAAAATGATGGCTTGCAAATTGCTCCTTGTCCTGACCCTATGGACAATGTCTACGGAGGCCTTTCCCAAAGGGGCTCAGAGGAAGACGTGCCACCTCTCAAAATACAAGTCCCTGCCACCCTGGGAACTGGAGACCTTCAAGAATGTCAAGGACAGATTT GAGGACATCATGCTGTTGTCAGACCGAAAATGCAACACCAATATTTTCCACCGGAACTGGGAAGTCAAAGAGCTGTCG GTGCACGACAGAGTGATCCTGGTAGAGACGGAGCTGCACCTCGTTATTGACGTACTGGAGAACTTTGGGGATCCCAGTCTGTCTGAGCAGCTTGTGAAGCCATTAGAAATCCTGAGGCTCATCAGAGAGGACTTGAAGAGCTGG GCTAGACATCAGCCTCACGGCCATCAACGCTCCCAGACACTGACTAAATGGCTCCTAAAATTCCATGCCGCCAAGAAAATG GAGACTCCGGGGTGCCTGGAAGCATCTGTGATCTTCAATCTCTTCCGACTCCTGAACGAAGACTTGAAGTGCACAGCCTACATGGAGTTCTGCACCTAA
- the LOC142068472 gene encoding interferon lambda-3-like: protein MVNVGYKVLFALAIWTMTTEAFPKGAERTKCHLTKYKSLPPRELEAFKKAKDKFEDMMLLSDRKCSTRIFHRNWEVQELSEHDRVILVEKELDFTINVLENIEDTSLSKLLSRPLEILTQIRGDLRGCTRETHSHRHSRRLNNWLQNFHESKETETPGCLEASVILNLFRLLNEDLRCAAYRELCV from the exons ATGGTGAACGTAGGCTACAAAGTTCTCTTTGCTCTGGCCATCTGGACGATGACTACAGAGGCCTTTCCCAAAGGCGCTGAGAGGACAAAATGCCACCTCACAAAATACAAGTCCCTGCCACCTCGGGAACTGGAGGCCTTCAAGAAAGCCAAGGACAAATTT GAGGACATGATGCTGTTGTCAGACCGAAAATGCAGCACCAGGATTTTCCACCGGAACTGGGAAGTCCAAGAGCTGTCG GAGCACGATAGAGTCATCCTGGTAGAGAAGGAGCTGGACTTTACCATTAACGTGCTGGAGAACATTGAGGACACCAGTCTGTCCAAGCTGCTCTCAAGGCCTCTAGAAATCCTGACGCAAATCAGAGGGGACCTGAGGGGCTGC ACCAGAGAAACTCATTCTCATCGACACTCCAGGAGGCTGAACAATTGGCTCCAAAATTTCCATGAGAGCAAAGAGACG GAAACACCTGGCTGCCTGGAAGCATCTGTGATCCTCAATCTCTTCCGACTGCTGAATGAAGACTTGAGATGCGCAGCCTACAGGGAGCTCTGTGTGTAG
- the LOC142068473 gene encoding interferon lambda-3-like has translation MLQGKMMACKLLLVLTLWTMSTEAFPKGAQRKTCHLSKYKSLPPWELETFKNVKDRFEDIMLLSDRKCNTNIFHRNWEVKELSVHDRVILVETELHLVIDVLENFGDPSLSEQLVKPLEILRHIREDLKSWARHQPHGHQRSQTLTKWLLKFHAAKKMETPGCLEASVIFNLFRLLNEDLKCAAYMEFCT, from the exons ATGCTCCAAG GAAAAATGATGGCTTGCAAATTGCTCCTTGTCCTGACCCTATGGACAATGTCTACGGAGGCCTTTCCCAAAGGGGCTCAGAGGAAGACGTGCCACCTCTCAAAATACAAGTCCCTGCCACCCTGGGAACTGGAGACCTTCAAGAATGTCAAGGACAGATTT GAGGACATCATGCTGTTGTCAGACCGAAAATGCAACACCAATATTTTCCACCGGAACTGGGAAGTCAAAGAGCTGTCG GTGCACGACAGAGTGATCCTGGTAGAGACGGAGCTGCACCTCGTTATTGACGTGCTGGAGAACTTTGGGGATCCCAGTCTGTCTGAGCAGCTTGTGAAGCCATTAGAAATCCTGAGGCACATCAGAGAGGACTTGAAGAGCTGG GCTAGACATCAGCCTCACGGCCATCAACGCTCCCAGACACTGACTAAATGGCTCCTAAAATTCCATGCCGCCAAGAAAATG GAGACTCCGGGGTGCCTGGAAGCATCTGTGATCTTCAATCTCTTCCGACTCCTGAACGAAGACTTGAAGTGCGCAGCCTACATGGAGTTCTGCACCTAA